The following coding sequences lie in one Candidatus Methylomirabilota bacterium genomic window:
- the queA gene encoding tRNA preQ1(34) S-adenosylmethionine ribosyltransferase-isomerase QueA — protein sequence MRAPGRPRPCTLQAVELGEFDYDLPPPAIAQAPAESRDAARLLMIDRAGRRFTDHVFADLPDLLWPGDCVVVNNSRVIPARVLARDAAGRPVELLFAEPESERRWRALVRPGRRCPPGAELVAGDEPGCRLRVVGVADDGLRIVERADGSIDELLDAYGLPPLPTYIVRHAKPDAEDRARYQTVYARPPGSIAAPTAGLHFTAAVLDRLRQRRIEVHELTLHVGPATFRPIKTRRVEDHVLPPERVSIGAGVAEAVNTAKAEGRRIVAVGTTTTRALEGAAEAHGRVRPREGAVDLYITPGHPFRVIDALLTNFHLPRSSLLVLVAAFAGRELIMESYRHAIAAGYRFYSYGDATLMV from the coding sequence CTGCGCGCCCCCGGCCGCCCGCGGCCATGTACACTCCAGGCTGTGGAGCTGGGGGAATTCGACTACGATCTTCCACCGCCGGCGATCGCGCAGGCGCCTGCCGAGTCCCGTGATGCGGCGCGCTTGCTGATGATCGACCGTGCGGGGCGGCGGTTCACCGACCACGTTTTCGCGGACCTGCCGGATCTCCTGTGGCCGGGCGACTGCGTGGTCGTGAACAACTCCCGGGTGATCCCGGCGCGCGTCCTGGCCCGGGACGCGGCCGGCCGCCCGGTCGAGCTGCTCTTCGCCGAGCCCGAGAGCGAGCGGCGCTGGCGCGCGCTCGTCCGCCCTGGCCGGCGCTGCCCCCCCGGGGCCGAGCTGGTCGCCGGGGACGAGCCGGGCTGTCGCCTGCGCGTCGTCGGCGTCGCCGACGACGGGCTGCGGATCGTCGAGCGCGCCGACGGCTCGATCGACGAGCTTCTCGACGCCTACGGGCTCCCGCCGTTGCCGACCTATATCGTCCGCCATGCCAAGCCGGACGCCGAGGACCGGGCGCGCTACCAGACGGTGTACGCGCGGCCGCCGGGGTCGATCGCCGCGCCCACGGCGGGGCTCCACTTCACGGCGGCCGTCCTCGATCGCCTGCGGCAGCGCCGGATCGAGGTCCACGAGCTCACCCTCCACGTGGGCCCCGCGACGTTTCGCCCTATCAAGACGAGGCGCGTGGAGGACCACGTCCTGCCGCCGGAGCGCGTGTCGATCGGGGCCGGCGTCGCCGAGGCCGTCAACACCGCCAAGGCCGAGGGCCGCCGGATCGTGGCGGTGGGCACGACGACGACCCGCGCGCTCGAAGGCGCCGCCGAGGCCCACGGCCGGGTGCGGCCGCGTGAGGGCGCGGTCGATCTGTACATCACCCCGGGCCACCCGTTCCGGGTGATCGACGCCCTGCTGACGAACTTCCACCTCCCGCGCTCGTCGCTGCTGGTCCTGGTCGCCGCCTTCGCGGGACGGGAGCTGATCATGGAGTCCTACCGGCATGCCATCGCCGCCGGCTATCGTTTCTACTCCTACGGCGACGCCACCCTGATGGTATGA